The proteins below come from a single Treponema phagedenis genomic window:
- a CDS encoding NAD(P)-dependent alcohol dehydrogenase, protein MKGFAMIKIGETGWIEKETPKCGPLDAICKPLALAPCTSDIHTVWEGAIGERHNMILGHESCGEVVEVGSLVKDFKPGDKVLIPAITPDWNSLEAQAGYSMHSGGMLAGWKFSNFKDGVFSEFFHVNDADGNLALIPDGIKVEHAPMLSDMVPTGFHGAELADVQYGDTVLVIGIGPVGLMSVAGANLRGASRIYAVGTRPKCIEAAKFYGATDIISYKNGPIDKQVLDLTHGKGVDKVIIAGGDVDTFEEAIKALKAGGKIGNVNYLGSGTYVKIPRVEWGVGMGHKQINGGLMPGGRLRMEKLGSLVAIGKLDLSKLITHTFKGFEKVEDALYLMKDKPADLIKPVVVI, encoded by the coding sequence ATGAAAGGTTTTGCGATGATAAAAATCGGAGAGACCGGCTGGATTGAAAAAGAGACGCCAAAGTGCGGGCCGCTTGATGCAATCTGTAAACCGCTTGCTCTTGCTCCGTGTACATCTGACATTCATACCGTATGGGAAGGCGCAATTGGTGAGCGCCACAATATGATTTTAGGACATGAATCCTGCGGAGAGGTTGTAGAAGTCGGCTCTCTCGTAAAAGATTTTAAGCCCGGTGACAAAGTTTTGATACCGGCAATTACCCCGGACTGGAACTCGCTTGAAGCGCAGGCAGGGTATTCAATGCACTCAGGCGGAATGCTTGCCGGCTGGAAGTTTTCCAACTTTAAAGACGGAGTTTTCAGCGAATTTTTCCATGTAAACGATGCGGACGGAAACCTCGCCCTTATTCCCGATGGAATTAAAGTTGAGCACGCTCCGATGCTTTCGGATATGGTTCCCACGGGATTCCACGGGGCGGAGCTTGCCGATGTTCAATACGGAGATACGGTATTGGTTATCGGTATCGGGCCTGTAGGACTTATGTCGGTTGCCGGTGCAAACTTGCGCGGAGCATCCCGAATTTATGCAGTCGGCACAAGACCGAAGTGTATTGAAGCTGCAAAGTTTTACGGCGCAACAGATATTATCAGCTACAAAAACGGGCCGATTGATAAGCAAGTGCTTGATTTAACCCACGGAAAGGGCGTTGATAAGGTTATCATCGCAGGCGGCGACGTTGATACATTTGAAGAAGCGATTAAAGCTTTAAAAGCCGGCGGAAAAATCGGAAACGTAAACTACCTCGGCTCGGGAACATACGTTAAAATACCGCGTGTTGAATGGGGTGTAGGAATGGGACACAAGCAAATTAACGGCGGACTTATGCCCGGCGGACGGCTCAGAATGGAAAAACTCGGCAGCTTGGTTGCGATTGGAAAACTCGATCTTTCCAAGTTAATAACCCATACGTTTAAGGGCTTTGAAAAAGTTGAAGATGCGTTGTATCTCATGAAGGATAAACCCGCTGATTTAATTAAACCTGTGGTTGTTATCTAA
- a CDS encoding DeoR/GlpR family DNA-binding transcription regulator, whose amino-acid sequence MRTTRLEDIENFIYANRTVSLDRLCEEFSVSKNTIRRDIDEIVKSGKIEKIYGGVRLIKENIPLLPFTDRNVKNLAVKKQIAQVACDYVKDKDIIFIDSGTTTCHMIEWLQDKEITVITNNLEFLVQSVSYPKIRVFSLSGELNRNTLSFTGIHTLNILKEYNIAKAFMAATGISAKAGVTNTVPAESAIKQLVISRSQQVFLLVDSSKFNQVSMVTYAEFADIDRLITDKPPTGALLKTLKQNYVDITRKTKDETAEF is encoded by the coding sequence ATGCGGACAACACGGTTAGAAGATATTGAGAATTTTATTTATGCCAATCGAACGGTTAGTCTTGATCGTCTCTGCGAAGAGTTTTCAGTTTCAAAAAATACTATTCGCAGAGACATTGACGAAATCGTAAAGTCAGGAAAAATAGAAAAGATTTATGGCGGAGTACGGTTAATCAAAGAAAACATTCCGCTGCTCCCCTTTACCGACAGAAACGTAAAAAACCTTGCGGTTAAAAAACAAATTGCTCAGGTTGCTTGCGACTATGTAAAGGATAAGGATATTATTTTTATAGATTCCGGAACCACAACCTGTCACATGATTGAATGGCTGCAAGATAAAGAAATTACGGTAATTACCAATAATCTTGAATTTCTTGTACAATCCGTGTCGTATCCAAAAATACGGGTGTTCAGTTTATCGGGAGAATTAAATAGAAATACGCTTTCTTTTACCGGCATTCATACGCTGAATATTTTAAAAGAGTATAATATAGCAAAGGCTTTTATGGCAGCAACCGGCATTAGTGCAAAGGCGGGCGTCACAAATACCGTACCCGCGGAATCGGCAATAAAACAACTGGTTATTTCCCGCTCGCAACAGGTATTCTTGTTGGTTGACAGCAGCAAATTCAATCAGGTTTCTATGGTTACGTATGCGGAGTTCGCCGACATTGACCGGCTTATTACGGACAAACCTCCTACCGGAGCCCTGCTCAAAACACTTAAACAAAACTATGTTGACATAACACGAAAGACAAAAGACGAAACCGCCGAATTTTGA
- a CDS encoding 5-deoxy-glucuronate isomerase, with protein sequence MKSRDSMFGYPQFDENGVQRLTDTTGRYKDTMMNIAVHRLAPGKTLSVFDEKQETAFLLLEGAVCFKWEGNSEKAVRETTWSNTGFCLHICKGIRAEIIAEKESLVLVQQTENSGTFKSVFYTPETIAINTFGTNIPGNTAVREVTTIFDYHTAPYSNMVLGEIFNHAGLWSSYIPHSHEQPEVYYYRFDKPQGFGACFIGDDVFKIKHESFAAIPGGLTHPQVAAPAYKMTYVWMIRHFDGNPWTSRVDAPEHQWIVDEFGSIGY encoded by the coding sequence ATGAAATCAAGAGATTCTATGTTCGGTTATCCGCAATTTGACGAAAACGGTGTGCAACGGCTGACAGATACAACAGGCCGCTATAAAGACACGATGATGAATATTGCCGTACATCGGCTTGCACCGGGAAAAACGCTTTCAGTCTTTGATGAAAAACAAGAGACGGCGTTTTTACTCTTGGAGGGAGCGGTCTGTTTTAAATGGGAAGGCAATTCCGAAAAGGCGGTACGGGAAACAACATGGTCAAATACCGGCTTTTGTTTGCATATTTGCAAAGGCATTCGGGCGGAAATTATCGCAGAAAAAGAATCGCTGGTATTGGTGCAGCAAACCGAAAACAGCGGAACATTTAAATCGGTTTTTTATACTCCCGAAACAATCGCCATAAACACATTCGGTACAAATATTCCGGGAAACACTGCGGTGCGTGAAGTAACCACTATTTTTGATTACCATACTGCGCCTTATTCCAATATGGTGCTTGGAGAAATATTTAACCATGCGGGATTATGGTCAAGCTATATTCCGCACAGCCATGAACAGCCCGAAGTATATTACTACCGCTTTGATAAACCGCAAGGATTCGGCGCATGTTTTATCGGCGATGATGTTTTCAAAATTAAACACGAAAGCTTTGCTGCTATTCCGGGCGGACTGACGCACCCGCAAGTAGCCGCTCCTGCGTATAAAATGACCTATGTTTGGATGATTCGCCATTTTGACGGGAACCCTTGGACAAGCAGGGTGGACGCGCCCGAGCATCAATGGATTGTAGACGAATTCGGCAGCATCGGTTACTGA